The Oxobacter pfennigii genome has a window encoding:
- a CDS encoding permease, which yields MIESFSTVFISIILEAVPFVMIGAFVSSVIQVFVSEQTISRIIPKNKLLGLLMASLMGIIFPVCECAIVPIMRRLLKKGVPLDISITFMLAVPIVNPVVLASTYYAFSDKPYFVLLRGGMGLIAAILVGYIVSAIQDKENPLKDEHHEHSDEDCSCGHHHEHNHDNHGHEHHDHGHKRGWLSMVSEVIEHTGSELYDVGKMLIIGAFLASIMQTFVPRSFILSIGRGTISSTLVMLAMAFILSLCSEADAFIARTFAGQFTQGSIVGFLIFGPMIDIKNTLMLSAGFKGKYILRLVLVIAAVCFSLASIANLFVF from the coding sequence TTGATAGAGAGCTTTTCTACGGTATTTATAAGCATAATATTAGAAGCAGTACCTTTTGTTATGATAGGAGCCTTTGTATCTTCCGTAATTCAGGTTTTTGTATCGGAGCAAACCATATCAAGGATAATTCCTAAAAATAAACTCCTGGGGTTATTGATGGCATCTTTAATGGGAATAATATTTCCAGTATGCGAATGTGCCATAGTGCCTATTATGAGAAGACTTCTTAAAAAAGGGGTTCCTTTGGATATATCCATCACTTTTATGCTGGCAGTGCCCATAGTAAACCCCGTAGTTTTGGCATCTACATATTATGCCTTTTCGGATAAACCTTATTTCGTACTTTTAAGAGGCGGAATGGGGCTTATAGCCGCAATACTTGTAGGTTACATAGTATCTGCAATACAGGATAAAGAAAACCCTTTGAAAGATGAGCATCATGAACATTCGGACGAGGACTGCAGCTGCGGACATCATCATGAACATAATCATGACAACCATGGTCATGAGCATCACGACCACGGTCACAAAAGGGGCTGGCTTTCAATGGTCTCAGAGGTAATAGAGCATACAGGCTCAGAATTGTACGACGTAGGCAAAATGCTGATAATCGGAGCCTTTTTAGCATCCATCATGCAGACCTTTGTTCCGAGAAGCTTTATACTTTCAATAGGCAGGGGAACTATATCATCCACCTTAGTAATGCTTGCAATGGCTTTCATACTGTCCCTTTGCTCAGAGGCCGATGCCTTTATAGCCAGAACCTTTGCAGGGCAGTTTACACAAGGTTCCATCGTTGGATTTCTTATATTCGGACCTATGATAGATATAAAAAATACCTTGATGTTATCAGCAGGCTTCAAAGGGAAGTACATATTAAGGCTCGTACTTGTCATAGCGGCAGTATGCTTCTCCCTTGCATCCATAGCCAATTTATTCGTATTTTAG
- a CDS encoding TIGR03943 family putative permease subunit, which produces MKKINVNELIWFIILTGFTVYLYMLISTGKINTFIHPKMLSYVYFSLGVFALLSVFQLKKIFRKSYSKSIKPGFLIFLAPLILGFAVNPGGLNSDIIGKKGITISQNNSIAQAQQANDNISESTFENNTTARSNEDKFNFPEVRIEINESNFVMETDDIYLNAEALQGKEVSISGFVYTDEGFKQNQFVTARMLMACCAADTEVIGLLCQVDEGSMPKKDQWIKVTGKLFMTKHVQTYTQEEIEIPAILVDNIESIPTPEIPYVYP; this is translated from the coding sequence TTGAAAAAAATCAATGTAAATGAATTAATATGGTTCATCATACTTACAGGTTTTACAGTATATCTGTATATGCTGATTTCAACAGGAAAAATAAATACCTTTATACATCCTAAAATGCTAAGCTACGTATATTTTTCGCTGGGTGTTTTTGCCCTATTGTCGGTTTTTCAGCTCAAGAAAATTTTTAGAAAGAGCTATAGCAAAAGCATTAAACCAGGGTTCTTAATATTCTTAGCTCCTTTGATTTTAGGCTTTGCGGTAAATCCCGGCGGATTGAATTCCGATATCATTGGGAAAAAAGGCATTACAATTTCGCAAAACAACAGTATTGCACAAGCTCAGCAGGCTAATGATAATATCAGCGAAAGTACTTTTGAGAATAATACAACAGCAAGAAGCAACGAGGATAAGTTCAATTTCCCTGAAGTTCGAATTGAAATCAATGAAAGCAATTTCGTAATGGAAACGGATGACATATACTTAAATGCCGAAGCCTTGCAGGGTAAGGAAGTTTCTATATCCGGCTTTGTATATACCGATGAAGGCTTCAAGCAAAATCAATTTGTCACAGCCAGAATGCTTATGGCATGCTGTGCTGCCGATACCGAGGTTATTGGCTTGCTGTGCCAAGTAGATGAAGGCAGCATGCCGAAAAAAGACCAGTGGATTAAAGTAACTGGCAAGCTTTTCATGACAAAACACGTTCAGACATACACCCAGGAAGAGATAGAAATACCCGCAATATTGGTAGATAACATAGAAAGTATACCAACGCCTGAAATACCTTACGTATATCCATAA
- a CDS encoding nucleotidyltransferase domain-containing protein codes for MTVEKILNMIGEELAGIPGIIGVVLGGSRARGTNQPDSDIDIGIYYDESEGFKVSEISKIAEKIDDEHRENIITSLGEWGPWVNGGGWLYVQGYHVDFLFRNIKRVSQVIDDCLMGKVSPNYQTGHPHAYINVMYMGEISICKVLVDSKNYISELKAKTIPYPKNLKNAMIGYFMFEASFSLMFAKANIDKDDISYVCGHCFRSISCLNQVIFALNEEYCINEKKSVKMIDGFKIKPQDYKIKIDEVITLISSSKDNTIRAANILQGLINEAKELI; via the coding sequence ATGACTGTAGAAAAAATTTTAAATATGATTGGCGAGGAACTGGCGGGTATTCCAGGCATTATAGGGGTTGTTTTAGGAGGTTCAAGAGCAAGAGGTACTAATCAACCTGATTCTGATATTGATATCGGAATATACTATGATGAATCAGAAGGTTTTAAAGTCAGTGAAATCAGTAAAATTGCCGAAAAAATAGATGATGAACATAGAGAGAATATTATTACATCTTTAGGAGAATGGGGTCCATGGGTAAATGGCGGAGGATGGCTTTATGTTCAGGGGTATCATGTAGATTTTTTATTCCGTAATATAAAACGCGTATCCCAGGTAATTGATGACTGCTTAATGGGAAAGGTTTCTCCAAATTATCAGACTGGACATCCCCATGCTTATATAAATGTTATGTATATGGGAGAGATATCCATTTGCAAGGTATTAGTTGATTCAAAGAATTATATTTCTGAACTGAAAGCAAAAACTATACCGTATCCAAAGAATTTAAAAAATGCAATGATTGGATATTTTATGTTTGAAGCATCCTTTTCTCTAATGTTTGCTAAAGCCAATATAGATAAGGATGATATTTCATATGTTTGCGGCCATTGCTTCCGGAGTATTTCCTGTCTTAATCAAGTTATATTTGCTTTGAATGAGGAGTATTGCATTAATGAGAAAAAGTCTGTTAAAATGATTGATGGCTTCAAGATTAAACCACAGGATTACAAGATAAAAATAGATGAAGTTATTACCTTAATTTCTTCAAGCAAGGATAATACAATAAGAGCAGCAAATATACTTCAGGGACTTATTAATGAAGCAAAGGAGTTAATTTAA
- a CDS encoding flavin monoamine oxidase family protein — protein sequence MKPSYMRQTAVTLPDNPTDEQRHEMLRNALIEEGRLEDYENIILPISPPPEITRHTNPGEFKGLRVGIVGGGVAGMTAAFELRKLGFDITVFEPNTERVGGRIYTHYFDKEKKLYGELGAGRIPASHDTVWHYINLFKLDTKPIISSNSNAYIYIRGIRIRTDPKGEGVFNSVYPRFNLNLKEAETPWPELYNQVTKHYLSTLPPEIRRQLLMILPRYNYQIEMLQDISTRQAMERYGLSSEAINLITGLMPSLGGLIGNSYESELHSEYTIDYQNLYSIAGGMVNLPLAFYNSLISPNPKEYAGIPREALGKVTWKAGFVANGITQSDKEGKITVRYRKVPVLEDIYEDFDYVICALPFTILRVFEFSPDFSQRKMQAFKEIYYQDAQKTLFLCRNRFWEKQGIFRGSSITDETIGMIEYPQDHALCTENDSNHSPDEPGVLTASYNIGNDAGIIGNLPPISQYHIIGTKVELVHGLPRWYLHKNKIIIDSKTVNWTRESFFSGAFQFFLPGQKREFLEVSSTPEYNNRVFFTGDHTSPKNGWIQGALRSAMRIASDVAYYAIIHKYKT from the coding sequence ATGAAGCCCTCATATATGCGCCAAACTGCAGTTACCTTACCTGATAACCCCACAGATGAGCAAAGACACGAAATGCTTCGTAATGCACTTATTGAAGAAGGAAGACTTGAAGACTATGAGAACATTATACTGCCTATTAGCCCCCCTCCGGAAATAACACGCCACACAAATCCCGGTGAATTTAAGGGTTTAAGGGTAGGTATTGTAGGTGGCGGTGTTGCAGGCATGACTGCGGCCTTTGAACTTAGAAAACTAGGATTTGATATTACTGTTTTTGAACCTAATACTGAAAGAGTTGGGGGTAGAATATACACTCATTATTTTGACAAAGAAAAAAAGCTTTATGGAGAGCTTGGAGCAGGAAGAATACCTGCATCCCACGACACAGTATGGCATTACATCAACTTGTTCAAGTTAGATACAAAGCCAATAATTTCATCAAATTCAAATGCCTATATATATATCAGGGGTATAAGGATACGAACTGACCCTAAAGGTGAAGGTGTTTTTAATAGCGTCTACCCCCGCTTCAATTTAAACTTGAAGGAAGCAGAAACTCCATGGCCGGAGCTTTATAATCAAGTAACTAAACATTATCTATCCACCCTCCCGCCCGAGATAAGAAGGCAGCTCCTCATGATATTGCCGAGGTATAACTATCAAATAGAAATGCTGCAAGATATAAGTACAAGGCAAGCTATGGAGAGATATGGGCTAAGCAGTGAAGCTATAAATCTAATTACCGGTTTAATGCCTTCATTAGGAGGATTGATTGGCAACAGCTACGAATCAGAACTTCATAGTGAGTATACTATAGATTATCAAAATTTATATTCTATTGCTGGAGGAATGGTCAACCTTCCCCTTGCCTTTTATAATTCCTTAATTTCACCTAATCCCAAAGAATATGCCGGCATACCAAGGGAAGCTCTGGGTAAAGTCACCTGGAAGGCTGGATTTGTTGCTAATGGTATTACGCAATCAGATAAAGAGGGAAAAATAACTGTGCGTTATAGAAAAGTACCTGTGCTGGAAGATATTTATGAAGACTTTGATTATGTTATATGTGCTTTACCCTTTACAATATTGAGGGTTTTTGAGTTTTCTCCTGATTTCAGTCAAAGAAAAATGCAGGCATTTAAAGAGATATATTATCAGGACGCTCAAAAGACACTTTTCTTATGCCGGAACCGCTTCTGGGAGAAACAGGGAATATTTAGAGGATCATCTATAACAGATGAAACTATAGGAATGATAGAATATCCTCAAGACCATGCACTCTGCACTGAAAATGATTCTAATCATTCTCCCGATGAACCGGGTGTACTCACAGCTTCATACAATATAGGAAATGATGCCGGTATAATCGGAAACCTCCCTCCAATAAGCCAGTATCATATCATTGGAACCAAAGTTGAACTAGTCCATGGGCTTCCAAGATGGTATTTGCATAAAAATAAAATAATTATTGATTCTAAAACTGTCAATTGGACAAGAGAATCATTTTTTTCCGGCGCATTTCAATTTTTCCTGCCAGGGCAGAAGAGGGAATTTTTGGAAGTTTCTTCAACTCCGGAATATAATAACAGGGTGTTTTTCACAGGTGATCATACTTCTCCCAAAAATGGATGGATACAGGGCGCTCTAAGGAGTGCCATGAGGATTGCCAGCGACGTTGCCTATTATGCCATAATCCACAAGTACAAGACCTGA
- a CDS encoding Fur family transcriptional regulator, translated as MSDVEILENKLKEKGYKLTNQRKAIIEVLFEQKGRFLTAEDIFIKTREKHADTNFSTVYRNLNILEDTGIIHLTKLNSDASVYELADTDSHHHHIICRGCGKTESIDFCPLEELNTKLNNKNFTLTDHKFELYGYCRECEKINKK; from the coding sequence GTGTCCGACGTAGAGATTTTGGAAAACAAGCTTAAAGAAAAGGGTTACAAGCTGACTAATCAGAGGAAAGCTATTATAGAGGTGCTCTTTGAACAAAAAGGCAGGTTTTTGACAGCAGAGGATATATTTATAAAAACCCGCGAGAAGCATGCTGACACCAATTTTTCCACAGTATACAGAAATTTAAATATACTGGAGGATACCGGTATTATTCACTTAACCAAGCTCAACAGCGATGCTTCGGTCTATGAGCTTGCGGATACCGACAGCCACCATCATCATATAATTTGTAGGGGATGCGGAAAGACCGAATCAATAGACTTCTGTCCCTTAGAAGAATTAAACACAAAGCTTAACAATAAAAACTTCACTCTTACTGACCACAAATTTGAGCTCTACGGCTATTGCAGGGAATGCGAAAAAATAAATAAGAAGTAA
- the addB gene encoding helicase-exonuclease AddAB subunit AddB yields the protein MSLRFIMGRAGTGKTEYCLRDIKATIQGEDNSKAILLVPEDYSFQAEKRLLKTVGITGLAKAEVLSFKRMAYKVFAQCGGLTRKHMNTAGKYMLLYNILKRLKGQFEIYGKAAGEQGFIKTMSDMITELKTYGITPEMLKNTLENLQDNEILWSKTHDISLIYEEFEKELHKEYIDSDDDLSMLNDKLNNCTLYDGAEIWVDGFSMLTPQQLMIIKKLLLKARKVNITLCLAIEKGNTDKFYPIENMRDRLLRMAEMTEIKAEEPVVLNNAPFRFMESNSLGHLEKNIYTYPFDRFEEETGDISIFKSVNKYSEVQYAARDIIRLCRDENYRYGDITVVTKDLEGYEKLIGAIFTENSIPYYIDKKRDILSNPIIVLILSAMEILIKNWSYESVFRYLKTYLTGILREDIDIIENYVLSCGIKGKRWVDQKEWDYWPDKGIDEELSEDAKEALAKINIIRYKIICPLLDFYNEARGKKKAVEISKALFEFLCVMGVPGTIENQVEKFKNQGELSFADEYGKVWNLLVDALEQISEVMGDNLMTLEEFTDVFTIGLNEYKIGLIPPSIDQVSVTSVERLKSHEVKALYLLGVNDGIFPVGAKEEGILSDSEREALKTLGLELAPNTRETLFEEHYTVYSTFSMPSHILKISYPIADHEGRTMRMSQVIQVIKKIFPNIKEDSNIISDESEEGQIKLVAGPVSTFNELIFAVKRKEITGEISDLWRDVKRWYLKDNKWRGMLNFALSARYYTNQVESLRPDKIKNIYGKQLNFSISRLEKFAQCPFAYYVQYGLKAKERRIYELSPPDIGTFLHTVLDRFAALIDKSNMSWRDLEKKWCEETISEIVDDTVNEASGSILSSSARYKYLKNRLKKIILRSVWLISMHIKKGNFEPKGHEIIFGQSKEYPPIILTLPSGEKVNLIGRIDRVDELETEEGIYVRIIDYKSGNKSFNLSDIYNGLELQLLIYLDALLEYESKKTGKKAFPGGILYFKIDDPMISTEGELSLEEIETEIMKRLKMKGLLLSDVRIIKQMDKDMDKSSLIIPAMIKADGTLSAASSSADAENFDDLRSHVRKLIISLCEDMLLGNITIKPYKKGKNTPCDFCSYKSICRFDVTIRANSYRVIKDKSRDEIWDALKQEGGGI from the coding sequence ATGAGTTTAAGGTTTATTATGGGAAGAGCAGGCACAGGAAAAACCGAATACTGTTTAAGGGATATAAAAGCAACAATTCAGGGTGAGGATAATTCCAAAGCCATTCTTCTTGTACCCGAAGATTACTCCTTTCAAGCAGAAAAAAGACTGCTAAAGACCGTCGGCATAACCGGACTTGCCAAAGCGGAGGTTTTAAGCTTTAAAAGGATGGCTTACAAAGTGTTTGCACAGTGCGGCGGATTGACCAGAAAGCATATGAATACCGCCGGAAAATATATGCTTTTATACAACATATTAAAAAGGCTAAAGGGGCAATTTGAAATATACGGCAAGGCGGCTGGGGAGCAGGGCTTTATAAAGACCATGTCCGATATGATAACCGAGCTTAAAACCTACGGAATCACCCCTGAGATGCTGAAAAATACATTGGAAAATTTGCAGGATAATGAAATATTGTGGAGCAAAACTCACGATATAAGCCTTATATATGAGGAATTTGAAAAAGAGCTTCACAAAGAATATATAGACAGCGATGATGATTTGTCCATGCTTAATGACAAGCTTAATAACTGTACATTGTACGATGGTGCTGAAATCTGGGTGGACGGGTTCTCCATGTTAACACCCCAGCAGCTTATGATAATCAAAAAGCTTTTATTAAAGGCCAGAAAAGTCAATATAACTCTTTGCTTAGCGATTGAAAAGGGAAATACGGATAAGTTTTATCCTATTGAAAATATGAGAGACAGACTTTTAAGGATGGCAGAAATGACAGAAATAAAAGCAGAGGAGCCGGTTGTATTGAACAATGCCCCTTTTCGTTTTATGGAAAGCAATTCCCTTGGCCATCTTGAAAAAAACATATATACCTATCCATTTGATAGATTTGAAGAAGAGACAGGGGATATAAGCATTTTTAAATCGGTGAACAAGTATTCTGAGGTACAATATGCAGCCAGGGACATTATAAGACTGTGCAGGGATGAAAATTACAGGTATGGAGATATAACGGTTGTCACAAAGGATTTGGAAGGTTATGAAAAGCTTATCGGTGCCATATTTACCGAAAACTCCATTCCTTACTATATAGATAAAAAAAGGGATATATTAAGCAATCCTATAATAGTGCTCATATTATCCGCTATGGAGATACTTATAAAAAACTGGTCCTATGAATCGGTGTTCCGCTATTTAAAGACGTATCTTACAGGAATTTTAAGGGAGGATATAGACATAATTGAAAACTATGTGCTATCCTGCGGCATAAAAGGAAAGCGGTGGGTGGACCAAAAAGAGTGGGATTATTGGCCGGATAAGGGAATAGATGAGGAATTAAGCGAGGATGCAAAGGAAGCCTTGGCAAAGATTAATATAATAAGATACAAGATAATTTGCCCCCTGCTGGATTTTTATAACGAAGCAAGGGGAAAGAAAAAGGCAGTGGAAATATCAAAGGCACTCTTTGAATTTTTATGTGTCATGGGCGTACCCGGAACCATAGAAAATCAGGTTGAAAAGTTTAAAAACCAAGGTGAGCTATCCTTTGCCGATGAATACGGAAAGGTGTGGAATTTGCTCGTGGATGCATTGGAGCAGATATCTGAGGTAATGGGAGATAATTTGATGACTCTCGAGGAATTTACCGATGTGTTCACCATAGGACTTAATGAATATAAAATCGGGCTTATTCCGCCTTCCATAGACCAGGTGTCCGTAACAAGCGTGGAGCGGCTTAAAAGCCATGAGGTAAAGGCATTGTATTTACTGGGGGTAAATGACGGTATTTTTCCGGTTGGTGCAAAGGAAGAAGGCATATTATCCGACAGTGAAAGGGAGGCTTTAAAAACACTTGGTTTAGAGCTTGCTCCTAATACAAGGGAGACATTGTTTGAAGAGCATTATACGGTGTACTCCACATTTTCCATGCCATCGCATATTTTAAAAATATCCTACCCTATAGCCGATCACGAAGGTAGGACAATGAGGATGTCTCAGGTCATTCAGGTTATTAAAAAGATTTTTCCCAATATAAAAGAGGACAGTAATATCATATCTGATGAAAGTGAGGAAGGACAGATAAAGCTTGTGGCAGGCCCTGTATCCACCTTTAATGAGCTTATTTTTGCAGTCAAGCGCAAGGAAATTACCGGGGAAATAAGCGATCTATGGAGGGATGTTAAAAGGTGGTATTTAAAAGATAATAAATGGAGAGGTATGCTTAATTTCGCACTGTCAGCCAGGTACTACACAAACCAGGTAGAATCCTTAAGACCCGATAAAATAAAAAACATTTACGGAAAGCAGCTTAATTTCAGTATATCAAGGCTGGAGAAGTTTGCCCAATGCCCCTTTGCTTATTATGTGCAGTATGGTCTAAAGGCAAAGGAGAGAAGGATTTACGAATTAAGCCCTCCGGATATCGGAACATTCCTGCATACAGTACTGGATAGATTTGCAGCCTTAATTGATAAAAGCAATATGTCTTGGAGGGATTTAGAGAAAAAATGGTGTGAGGAGACTATATCAGAAATAGTGGATGATACGGTAAATGAGGCCTCCGGTTCCATACTTTCAAGCTCTGCCAGGTATAAATATTTGAAGAACAGGCTAAAGAAGATAATACTAAGGTCGGTATGGCTCATTTCCATGCACATTAAAAAGGGAAATTTTGAGCCTAAAGGCCATGAGATAATATTCGGTCAGAGCAAGGAATATCCGCCTATAATCTTGACCCTTCCATCGGGGGAAAAAGTAAATCTAATAGGAAGGATAGACAGGGTGGATGAGCTTGAAACGGAAGAAGGAATATATGTCAGAATAATCGACTATAAATCGGGCAATAAAAGCTTTAATTTATCCGACATATATAACGGACTGGAGCTGCAGCTTTTGATTTATTTGGATGCCCTGTTGGAATATGAATCAAAAAAGACCGGCAAGAAGGCCTTCCCCGGAGGCATATTGTATTTTAAAATAGACGATCCTATGATATCCACAGAAGGTGAGTTATCTTTAGAGGAAATAGAGACGGAGATTATGAAAAGGCTCAAGATGAAGGGGCTTTTACTATCTGATGTGAGGATTATAAAGCAGATGGATAAGGACATGGACAAAAGCTCCCTTATAATACCTGCCATGATTAAGGCTGACGGTACCTTAAGCGCTGCCTCGTCGTCAGCTGATGCGGAGAATTTTGATGACTTAAGAAGCCATGTAAGAAAGTTGATTATTAGCCTTTGCGAGGATATGCTTTTAGGTAACATAACCATAAAGCCTTACAAAAAGGGTAAGAACACTCCCTGCGATTTTTGCAGCTATAAATCCATATGCAGGTTTGATGTTACCATAAGGGCAAACAGCTACAGAGTGATTAAGGACAAGAGCAGGGATGAAATATGGGATGCCTTGAAGCAGGAAGGAGGCGGCATATGA